In the Streptomyces formicae genome, one interval contains:
- a CDS encoding ATP-binding protein codes for MHQKTPLPSRREPRERFYRRERQSVPQARAFARAALNGWGIRERADEITLCVSELATNALLHGVPPGRGFLLCLNREGGVLRVELHDSGDGWPLLGVDVDGDGDAESGRGLLLVAALADKWGVVERDPGKIVWCEFGTDVPGVSARTSRRPRE; via the coding sequence GTGCATCAGAAAACTCCACTCCCGTCCCGGCGGGAGCCACGCGAACGCTTCTACCGGCGCGAACGCCAGTCCGTGCCCCAGGCCCGCGCCTTCGCGCGCGCCGCCCTCAACGGCTGGGGGATCCGCGAGCGAGCGGACGAAATCACTCTCTGCGTCAGCGAGTTGGCGACCAACGCGCTGCTGCACGGCGTGCCGCCCGGACGCGGATTCCTGCTCTGTCTGAACCGTGAAGGCGGCGTGCTCCGCGTCGAGCTGCACGACAGCGGCGACGGCTGGCCCCTGCTCGGCGTGGACGTCGACGGGGACGGCGACGCCGAGTCGGGGCGCGGGCTGCTGCTCGTGGCGGCCCTTGCCGACAAGTGGGGCGTGGTGGAACGGGATCCCGGCAAGATCGTCTGGTGCGAGTTCGGCACGGACGTGCCGGGTGTCAGCGCGCGAACTTCTCGACGGCCGCGGGAGTGA
- a CDS encoding helix-turn-helix domain-containing protein, with product MRMVGALLAVHREAAGYTQKSLAERFVIGEELIASIEQGRRPLKLDLAVQLDELLGTKRTLETAVENMPEVDLVPRWAEEYLDCEREAIAISVYESLLVPGQLQTEGYARAVFRSRIPLHDEDEIERFVATRIERQAILHRKVPPITSFVIWEAALQDRLGGDEVYAEQLRHLREYAELPGLALQILPLGRTAHAGLEGPFVLLETPEHQRLAYTETQRGSKLIADPDEVAILTQKYAMLRTQALNSEDTVGLLDRLLGEQ from the coding sequence ATGAGGATGGTGGGCGCGCTGCTCGCCGTCCACCGCGAGGCGGCGGGGTACACACAGAAGTCGCTCGCCGAGCGCTTCGTCATCGGCGAGGAACTGATCGCCTCCATCGAGCAGGGGCGGCGGCCGCTGAAGCTGGATCTGGCGGTGCAGCTGGATGAACTCCTCGGCACGAAAAGGACGTTGGAGACGGCTGTCGAGAACATGCCGGAGGTGGATCTGGTTCCGAGGTGGGCGGAGGAGTATCTGGATTGCGAGCGGGAGGCGATTGCGATCTCCGTGTACGAGAGTCTGCTCGTGCCCGGGCAGTTGCAGACCGAGGGTTACGCGCGCGCGGTCTTTCGCAGCCGAATTCCGCTGCACGACGAGGACGAGATCGAGCGGTTCGTGGCGACGCGCATCGAGCGACAGGCGATTCTTCACCGCAAGGTTCCACCGATTACCAGCTTCGTGATCTGGGAGGCAGCACTGCAAGACCGGCTCGGCGGCGATGAGGTCTACGCCGAACAGCTTCGCCACCTGCGCGAGTACGCCGAACTCCCGGGACTGGCCTTGCAGATCCTGCCTCTGGGACGCACGGCACACGCTGGCCTCGAAGGCCCTTTCGTCCTGCTGGAGACCCCTGAGCACCAGCGGCTCGCCTATACCGAGACCCAGCGTGGGAGCAAACTCATTGCTGATCCAGACGAGGTAGCGATCCTCACCCAGAAATATGCGATGCTGCGAACGCAGGCCCTGAACTCCGAAGACACAGTGGGTCTGTTGGACCGACTGCTAGGAGAGCAATGA
- a CDS encoding VOC family protein: MDFVSIRIITGDVARLVEFYEKATGVPATWATEDFAELRTPSATLAIASTRTVPLFAPGSSRPAENHSVITEFLVDDVDRVYENLTGVVPRFVKEPTTMPWGNRSLLFRDPDGNLVNFFTPVTPAAVEKFAR, translated from the coding sequence ATGGACTTCGTCTCGATCCGCATCATCACCGGCGACGTCGCACGCCTCGTCGAGTTCTACGAGAAGGCCACCGGCGTCCCCGCGACCTGGGCCACCGAGGACTTCGCCGAACTCAGGACCCCGAGCGCCACCCTGGCCATCGCGAGCACCCGCACCGTCCCGCTGTTCGCGCCCGGCTCCTCGCGCCCCGCCGAGAACCACAGCGTGATCACCGAGTTCCTCGTCGACGACGTGGACCGCGTGTACGAGAACCTGACGGGCGTGGTCCCCAGGTTCGTCAAGGAGCCCACGACCATGCCCTGGGGCAACCGGTCACTGCTCTTCCGCGACCCCGACGGCAACCTCGTGAACTTCTTCACCCCGGTCACTCCCGCGGCCGTCGAGAAGTTCGCGCGCTGA
- a CDS encoding DUF397 domain-containing protein — MSGSTALEWFKSSYSSGEGGQCLEVAYAWRKSSHSGSEGGNCLEIAAHPTAVHIRDSKNPEGPHFTVAPDAWTAFLSLPQARA, encoded by the coding sequence ATGAGCGGCAGCACCGCGCTTGAGTGGTTCAAGTCAAGCTACAGCAGTGGCGAGGGCGGCCAATGCCTCGAAGTGGCCTACGCCTGGCGCAAGTCCAGCCACAGCGGCAGCGAAGGCGGCAACTGCCTCGAAATCGCCGCCCACCCCACCGCCGTACACATCCGCGACTCCAAGAACCCGGAGGGCCCGCACTTCACGGTCGCCCCGGACGCCTGGACCGCCTTCCTGTCCCTCCCCCAGGCCCGCGCCTAG
- a CDS encoding helix-turn-helix transcriptional regulator: protein MSRTTGRVLTLLELLQSGGTRTIAELADRLGVDGRTVRRYVEQLIELDVPVEAVRGRYGGYRLGPGYRLPPLMLSDDEALAVLLGLVAGRRAGLATATATAGETAAAKIRRVLPKHLAHRLDTVMESLAFTEPSGETTAPDSGVLLAVADAVRHRRPVAIRYTDRGGRRSERTLHPYGVVSHAGRWYVTGEDPEVGEDRTFRLDRVTDARALPGAFEEPEGPDPARRVLSGFATAEYRYEVTLRIHGTVEQIRARLPESVANVTEPAPGAGAGSEAACWRLVDVRAERLDWIPPVLASLDLPFTVERPDELRDLVVEFADRLAARARGR from the coding sequence ATGTCCCGAACCACAGGGCGCGTGCTGACCCTCCTCGAACTCTTGCAGTCCGGCGGCACCCGGACGATCGCGGAACTCGCCGACCGGCTCGGCGTCGACGGACGCACCGTGCGGCGGTACGTGGAGCAGCTGATCGAGCTCGACGTACCCGTCGAGGCGGTGCGCGGGCGCTACGGCGGCTACCGCCTCGGCCCTGGCTACCGGCTTCCGCCGCTCATGCTGAGCGACGACGAGGCGCTCGCGGTGCTGCTCGGCCTCGTCGCGGGGCGACGGGCGGGGCTGGCGACCGCGACGGCCACGGCGGGCGAGACGGCGGCGGCCAAGATCAGGCGGGTGCTGCCCAAGCACCTCGCGCACCGGCTCGACACGGTCATGGAATCGCTCGCCTTCACGGAGCCCTCGGGCGAGACCACCGCTCCCGACTCCGGGGTCCTGCTCGCCGTCGCCGACGCGGTGCGGCACCGTCGGCCGGTCGCGATCAGATACACCGACCGCGGGGGGCGGCGCAGCGAGCGCACGCTGCATCCGTACGGCGTCGTGTCACACGCGGGCCGTTGGTACGTCACGGGCGAGGACCCTGAAGTCGGCGAGGACCGCACCTTCCGGCTCGACCGCGTGACGGACGCCAGGGCCCTGCCGGGTGCGTTCGAGGAGCCGGAAGGGCCGGATCCGGCGAGGCGGGTGCTCTCCGGGTTCGCGACGGCGGAGTACCGCTACGAGGTGACGCTGCGGATCCACGGGACGGTCGAGCAGATCAGGGCGCGGCTGCCGGAGAGCGTCGCGAACGTGACGGAGCCCGCGCCCGGGGCGGGCGCGGGCTCCGAAGCGGCGTGCTGGCGGCTGGTCGACGTACGCGCGGAGCGGCTCGACTGGATCCCTCCGGTACTCGCCTCCCTCGACCTGCCGTTCACCGTCGAGCGGCCGGACGAACTGCGCGACCTGGTCGTCGAGTTCGCCGACCGCCTCGCGGCCCGCGCCCGGGGACGCTGA